A genomic segment from Biomphalaria glabrata chromosome 16, xgBioGlab47.1, whole genome shotgun sequence encodes:
- the LOC106061402 gene encoding multiple epidermal growth factor-like domains protein 10 — protein sequence MLLMFLVLRDTKGSGTTLPSEKECPFFRFGANCDRLCPSHCGGNGTCERYSGECLHGCLPGYFGSFCKLECDQNCGGDVHECDKLTGTCLQCRAGLTGEFCQKKCFNCIRDVCHKQTMECLQGCATGYTGPLCDEEITDNSVVPLVIFFAGLVLLAVILSTLIKKRRQRADDVDYKRSYTESYIKPGDSTSSVGDTSELFDIVEAMNQRRSDDAEE from the exons ATGCTTCTCATGTTCTTAGTGCTCAGAGATACAAAAGGTAGTGGCACTACATTACCCTCGGAAAAAGAATGCCCGTTTTTCAGGTTCGGCGCTAATTGTGACCGAT TGTGTCCCTCTCACTGCGGGGGTAATGGAACATGTGAACGCTACAGCGGGGAGTGTCTTCATGGCTGTCTACCTGGATACTTCGGAAGCTTTTGCAAACTAG AATGTGACCAAAACTGTGGTGGAGATGTCCATGAATGTGACAAGCTAACTGGTACGTGTTTACAATGTCGTGCTGGACTTACTGGAGAATTTTGCCAAAAGA AGTGCTTTAACTGTATAAGAGATGTGTGCCACAAACAGACGATGGAATGCTTGCAAGGGTGCGCGACAGGATACACCGGCCCTTTATGTGATGAAG AGATCACTGACAACAGTGTTGTCCCGCTGGTCATCTTCTTCGCCGGACTTGTCTTACTCGCCGTTATCCTCAGCACGCTGATTAAAAAACGTCGCCAGCGAGCGGACGACGTGGACTATAAGAGATCCTACACAGAGTCTTACATCAAACCTGGCGACAGCACCTCTTCAGTTGGGGATACCAGCGAACTGTTCGATATTGTGGAAGCAATGAATCAACGAAGATCGGACGATGCGGAAGAATGA